The following are encoded together in the Glycine soja cultivar W05 chromosome 5, ASM419377v2, whole genome shotgun sequence genome:
- the LOC114413273 gene encoding MACPF domain-containing protein At4g24290-like isoform X1, which translates to MQYLIHNFWERGTRLHIELLLLPSSTATPPPSPATPTSTKASDLRLEAAQNAINSIGLGFDITQDISFDNCKKGSRLIFVNEEQCRHLEIPGGVSIPNVPNSIKCVRGESIRFESDVLTRDQMMEHFNQQMLLSGNLASGHLCASFGLSDRSIKDLASIKSLAYDGWFIKRYTIELERHHCKILDQVEEAVPSSWDPEALARFIQRFGTHVIVGVSMGGKDVLYLRQEDTSYLGPTSIQKLLKDTASRKFKDSAENHSIASEDLFNEKNLFVIHSRRGGSIQKMYHSEWLDTIDSEPDVISMLLLPLTSLWNRSGRNGFVSHAINLYHRYKPPIEDLHQFLEFQLPRHWAPVASEISLGSHHKHQVNTWIRFSILGPRLYINTIPVDVGNRPVVGLRLQLEGRSSNRLAIHLQHLASLPKSLSVSDNSNAYLSCDSYNCNLHKKVKWNSLSYVCTAPVESDDSVSIVTGAQLQVENKCLFLRLCFSKVIGVTLRKAPEWDQSPSLGQFSIKTWGILTTFISKAEQRDHPKPGDVTIGSSIYSAARLAPVRTPKLLRFVDTTEIMRGPVDTPGHWVVSGARLHVQDAKIYLHVKYSLFSFAMQTETGASQVL; encoded by the exons ATGCAATACTTAATTCATAACTTCTGGGAAAGAGGCACGAGGTTACATATAGagctccttcttcttccttccagCACCGCCACTCCACCTCCCTCTCCCGCGACGCCAACGTCCactaaag CAAGTGATTTGCGTTTGGAAGCAGCCCAGAATGCCATAAACTCAATTGGGTTGGGTTTTGACATAACGCAAGATATAAGTTTTGACAACTGTAAGAAGGGTTCGAGGTTGATATTTGTCAATGAGGAACAGTGCCGTCATCTTGAGATTCCTGGAGGGGTTTCAATTCCAAATGTCCCTAACTCCATCAAATGTGTCAGAGGAGAATCAATTAGATTCGAATCGGATGTTCTCACCCGGGATCAG ATGATGGAGCACTTCAACCAGCAAATGCTCCTTTCAGGAAATCTTGCAAGTGGTCATTTATGTGCTTCATTTGGGTTATCTGATCGAAGTATAAAAGATTTGGCTTCTATCAAGTCTCTTGCTTATGATGGTTGGTTTATCAAACGCTATACCATTGAATTAGAAAGGCATCACTGTAAAATCCTTGATCAGGTCGAAGAAGCAGTGCCATCATCATGGGACCCTGAGGCACTGGCAAG GTTTATACAACGTTTTGGAACTCATGTCATAGTTGGGGTGAGCATGGGAGGGAAGGATGTGTTATACCTCAGACAAGAGGATACATCATATCTTGGTCCAACTAGTATTCAGAAACTTTTGAAGGACACAGCTAGCAGGAAGTTCAAGGATTCTGCAGAAAATCATAGCATAGCTTCTGAAGATTTATTTAACGAAAAA AATCTTTTTGTGATACATAGTAGGAGAGGTGGAAGCATTCAAAAGATGTATCATAGTGAATGGTTGGATACTATTGACTCGGAACCTGATGTAATATCAATGCTTCTTCTCCCTCTGACATCCCTTTGGAATAGAAGCGGCAGAAATGGATTTGTGAGCCATGCCATAAATCTCTATCACCGTT ACAAACCTCCAATTGAAGACCTTCATCAATTTTTGGAGTTTCAGCTACCAAGACATTGGGCACCTGTAGCTAGTGAGATAAGCCTTGGTTCTCATCATAAGCATCAAGTGAACACCTGGATACGATTTAGTATCTTGGGTCCCAGGCTTTACATAAATACAATTCCA GTGGATGTAGGTAATAGACCAGTGGTTGGGCTAAGATTACAATTGGAAGGGAGAAGCAGCAATCGGTTGGCCATTCATCTGCAGCATCTGGCTTCTCTACCCAAGTCCTTATCAGTTTCTGACAACTCAAATGCTTACTTGTCTTGTGACTCATATAACTGCAATTTGCATAAGAAAGTTAAATGGAACTCCTTATCATATGTTTGTACTGCTCCTGTTGAATCGGATGATAGTGTTTCCATTGTGACAGGAGCTCAATTACAGGTTGAAAACAAGTGTCTCTTTTTAAGGCTATGTTTCTCTAAAGTCATTGGTGTCACTTTACGGAAGGCACCTGAGTGGGATCAATCCCCCAGTCTTGGCCAGTTCAGCATCAAGACTTGGGGCATCTTAACAACATTTATTTCCAAAGCGGAACAAAGGGATCATCCAAAGCCGGGTGATGTAACCATTGGTTCCAGTATATATTCTGCTGCACGCCTTGCACCAGTGCGCACGCCTAAGCTTCTAAGGTTTGTTGACACAACGGAAATTATGCGAGGACCGGTAGATACTCCCGGACATTGGGTTGTATCCGGAGCAAGGTTGCATGTTCAGGATGCCAAAATATATTTGCATGTTAAGTATTCACTATTTTCCTTTGCTATGCAAACTGAAACTGGAGCTTCACAAGTACTTTAA
- the LOC114413273 gene encoding MACPF domain-containing protein At4g24290-like isoform X2 has product MQYLIHNFWERGTRLHIELLLLPSSTATPPPSPATPTSTKAQNAINSIGLGFDITQDISFDNCKKGSRLIFVNEEQCRHLEIPGGVSIPNVPNSIKCVRGESIRFESDVLTRDQMMEHFNQQMLLSGNLASGHLCASFGLSDRSIKDLASIKSLAYDGWFIKRYTIELERHHCKILDQVEEAVPSSWDPEALARFIQRFGTHVIVGVSMGGKDVLYLRQEDTSYLGPTSIQKLLKDTASRKFKDSAENHSIASEDLFNEKNLFVIHSRRGGSIQKMYHSEWLDTIDSEPDVISMLLLPLTSLWNRSGRNGFVSHAINLYHRYKPPIEDLHQFLEFQLPRHWAPVASEISLGSHHKHQVNTWIRFSILGPRLYINTIPVDVGNRPVVGLRLQLEGRSSNRLAIHLQHLASLPKSLSVSDNSNAYLSCDSYNCNLHKKVKWNSLSYVCTAPVESDDSVSIVTGAQLQVENKCLFLRLCFSKVIGVTLRKAPEWDQSPSLGQFSIKTWGILTTFISKAEQRDHPKPGDVTIGSSIYSAARLAPVRTPKLLRFVDTTEIMRGPVDTPGHWVVSGARLHVQDAKIYLHVKYSLFSFAMQTETGASQVL; this is encoded by the exons ATGCAATACTTAATTCATAACTTCTGGGAAAGAGGCACGAGGTTACATATAGagctccttcttcttccttccagCACCGCCACTCCACCTCCCTCTCCCGCGACGCCAACGTCCactaaag CCCAGAATGCCATAAACTCAATTGGGTTGGGTTTTGACATAACGCAAGATATAAGTTTTGACAACTGTAAGAAGGGTTCGAGGTTGATATTTGTCAATGAGGAACAGTGCCGTCATCTTGAGATTCCTGGAGGGGTTTCAATTCCAAATGTCCCTAACTCCATCAAATGTGTCAGAGGAGAATCAATTAGATTCGAATCGGATGTTCTCACCCGGGATCAG ATGATGGAGCACTTCAACCAGCAAATGCTCCTTTCAGGAAATCTTGCAAGTGGTCATTTATGTGCTTCATTTGGGTTATCTGATCGAAGTATAAAAGATTTGGCTTCTATCAAGTCTCTTGCTTATGATGGTTGGTTTATCAAACGCTATACCATTGAATTAGAAAGGCATCACTGTAAAATCCTTGATCAGGTCGAAGAAGCAGTGCCATCATCATGGGACCCTGAGGCACTGGCAAG GTTTATACAACGTTTTGGAACTCATGTCATAGTTGGGGTGAGCATGGGAGGGAAGGATGTGTTATACCTCAGACAAGAGGATACATCATATCTTGGTCCAACTAGTATTCAGAAACTTTTGAAGGACACAGCTAGCAGGAAGTTCAAGGATTCTGCAGAAAATCATAGCATAGCTTCTGAAGATTTATTTAACGAAAAA AATCTTTTTGTGATACATAGTAGGAGAGGTGGAAGCATTCAAAAGATGTATCATAGTGAATGGTTGGATACTATTGACTCGGAACCTGATGTAATATCAATGCTTCTTCTCCCTCTGACATCCCTTTGGAATAGAAGCGGCAGAAATGGATTTGTGAGCCATGCCATAAATCTCTATCACCGTT ACAAACCTCCAATTGAAGACCTTCATCAATTTTTGGAGTTTCAGCTACCAAGACATTGGGCACCTGTAGCTAGTGAGATAAGCCTTGGTTCTCATCATAAGCATCAAGTGAACACCTGGATACGATTTAGTATCTTGGGTCCCAGGCTTTACATAAATACAATTCCA GTGGATGTAGGTAATAGACCAGTGGTTGGGCTAAGATTACAATTGGAAGGGAGAAGCAGCAATCGGTTGGCCATTCATCTGCAGCATCTGGCTTCTCTACCCAAGTCCTTATCAGTTTCTGACAACTCAAATGCTTACTTGTCTTGTGACTCATATAACTGCAATTTGCATAAGAAAGTTAAATGGAACTCCTTATCATATGTTTGTACTGCTCCTGTTGAATCGGATGATAGTGTTTCCATTGTGACAGGAGCTCAATTACAGGTTGAAAACAAGTGTCTCTTTTTAAGGCTATGTTTCTCTAAAGTCATTGGTGTCACTTTACGGAAGGCACCTGAGTGGGATCAATCCCCCAGTCTTGGCCAGTTCAGCATCAAGACTTGGGGCATCTTAACAACATTTATTTCCAAAGCGGAACAAAGGGATCATCCAAAGCCGGGTGATGTAACCATTGGTTCCAGTATATATTCTGCTGCACGCCTTGCACCAGTGCGCACGCCTAAGCTTCTAAGGTTTGTTGACACAACGGAAATTATGCGAGGACCGGTAGATACTCCCGGACATTGGGTTGTATCCGGAGCAAGGTTGCATGTTCAGGATGCCAAAATATATTTGCATGTTAAGTATTCACTATTTTCCTTTGCTATGCAAACTGAAACTGGAGCTTCACAAGTACTTTAA
- the LOC114413273 gene encoding MACPF domain-containing protein At4g24290-like isoform X3 → MAASDLRLEAAQNAINSIGLGFDITQDISFDNCKKGSRLIFVNEEQCRHLEIPGGVSIPNVPNSIKCVRGESIRFESDVLTRDQMMEHFNQQMLLSGNLASGHLCASFGLSDRSIKDLASIKSLAYDGWFIKRYTIELERHHCKILDQVEEAVPSSWDPEALARFIQRFGTHVIVGVSMGGKDVLYLRQEDTSYLGPTSIQKLLKDTASRKFKDSAENHSIASEDLFNEKNLFVIHSRRGGSIQKMYHSEWLDTIDSEPDVISMLLLPLTSLWNRSGRNGFVSHAINLYHRYKPPIEDLHQFLEFQLPRHWAPVASEISLGSHHKHQVNTWIRFSILGPRLYINTIPVDVGNRPVVGLRLQLEGRSSNRLAIHLQHLASLPKSLSVSDNSNAYLSCDSYNCNLHKKVKWNSLSYVCTAPVESDDSVSIVTGAQLQVENKCLFLRLCFSKVIGVTLRKAPEWDQSPSLGQFSIKTWGILTTFISKAEQRDHPKPGDVTIGSSIYSAARLAPVRTPKLLRFVDTTEIMRGPVDTPGHWVVSGARLHVQDAKIYLHVKYSLFSFAMQTETGASQVL, encoded by the exons ATGGCAGCAAGTGATTTGCGTTTGGAAGCAGCCCAGAATGCCATAAACTCAATTGGGTTGGGTTTTGACATAACGCAAGATATAAGTTTTGACAACTGTAAGAAGGGTTCGAGGTTGATATTTGTCAATGAGGAACAGTGCCGTCATCTTGAGATTCCTGGAGGGGTTTCAATTCCAAATGTCCCTAACTCCATCAAATGTGTCAGAGGAGAATCAATTAGATTCGAATCGGATGTTCTCACCCGGGATCAG ATGATGGAGCACTTCAACCAGCAAATGCTCCTTTCAGGAAATCTTGCAAGTGGTCATTTATGTGCTTCATTTGGGTTATCTGATCGAAGTATAAAAGATTTGGCTTCTATCAAGTCTCTTGCTTATGATGGTTGGTTTATCAAACGCTATACCATTGAATTAGAAAGGCATCACTGTAAAATCCTTGATCAGGTCGAAGAAGCAGTGCCATCATCATGGGACCCTGAGGCACTGGCAAG GTTTATACAACGTTTTGGAACTCATGTCATAGTTGGGGTGAGCATGGGAGGGAAGGATGTGTTATACCTCAGACAAGAGGATACATCATATCTTGGTCCAACTAGTATTCAGAAACTTTTGAAGGACACAGCTAGCAGGAAGTTCAAGGATTCTGCAGAAAATCATAGCATAGCTTCTGAAGATTTATTTAACGAAAAA AATCTTTTTGTGATACATAGTAGGAGAGGTGGAAGCATTCAAAAGATGTATCATAGTGAATGGTTGGATACTATTGACTCGGAACCTGATGTAATATCAATGCTTCTTCTCCCTCTGACATCCCTTTGGAATAGAAGCGGCAGAAATGGATTTGTGAGCCATGCCATAAATCTCTATCACCGTT ACAAACCTCCAATTGAAGACCTTCATCAATTTTTGGAGTTTCAGCTACCAAGACATTGGGCACCTGTAGCTAGTGAGATAAGCCTTGGTTCTCATCATAAGCATCAAGTGAACACCTGGATACGATTTAGTATCTTGGGTCCCAGGCTTTACATAAATACAATTCCA GTGGATGTAGGTAATAGACCAGTGGTTGGGCTAAGATTACAATTGGAAGGGAGAAGCAGCAATCGGTTGGCCATTCATCTGCAGCATCTGGCTTCTCTACCCAAGTCCTTATCAGTTTCTGACAACTCAAATGCTTACTTGTCTTGTGACTCATATAACTGCAATTTGCATAAGAAAGTTAAATGGAACTCCTTATCATATGTTTGTACTGCTCCTGTTGAATCGGATGATAGTGTTTCCATTGTGACAGGAGCTCAATTACAGGTTGAAAACAAGTGTCTCTTTTTAAGGCTATGTTTCTCTAAAGTCATTGGTGTCACTTTACGGAAGGCACCTGAGTGGGATCAATCCCCCAGTCTTGGCCAGTTCAGCATCAAGACTTGGGGCATCTTAACAACATTTATTTCCAAAGCGGAACAAAGGGATCATCCAAAGCCGGGTGATGTAACCATTGGTTCCAGTATATATTCTGCTGCACGCCTTGCACCAGTGCGCACGCCTAAGCTTCTAAGGTTTGTTGACACAACGGAAATTATGCGAGGACCGGTAGATACTCCCGGACATTGGGTTGTATCCGGAGCAAGGTTGCATGTTCAGGATGCCAAAATATATTTGCATGTTAAGTATTCACTATTTTCCTTTGCTATGCAAACTGAAACTGGAGCTTCACAAGTACTTTAA
- the LOC114413273 gene encoding MACPF domain-containing protein At4g24290-like isoform X4 has protein sequence MMEHFNQQMLLSGNLASGHLCASFGLSDRSIKDLASIKSLAYDGWFIKRYTIELERHHCKILDQVEEAVPSSWDPEALARFIQRFGTHVIVGVSMGGKDVLYLRQEDTSYLGPTSIQKLLKDTASRKFKDSAENHSIASEDLFNEKNLFVIHSRRGGSIQKMYHSEWLDTIDSEPDVISMLLLPLTSLWNRSGRNGFVSHAINLYHRYKPPIEDLHQFLEFQLPRHWAPVASEISLGSHHKHQVNTWIRFSILGPRLYINTIPVDVGNRPVVGLRLQLEGRSSNRLAIHLQHLASLPKSLSVSDNSNAYLSCDSYNCNLHKKVKWNSLSYVCTAPVESDDSVSIVTGAQLQVENKCLFLRLCFSKVIGVTLRKAPEWDQSPSLGQFSIKTWGILTTFISKAEQRDHPKPGDVTIGSSIYSAARLAPVRTPKLLRFVDTTEIMRGPVDTPGHWVVSGARLHVQDAKIYLHVKYSLFSFAMQTETGASQVL, from the exons ATGATGGAGCACTTCAACCAGCAAATGCTCCTTTCAGGAAATCTTGCAAGTGGTCATTTATGTGCTTCATTTGGGTTATCTGATCGAAGTATAAAAGATTTGGCTTCTATCAAGTCTCTTGCTTATGATGGTTGGTTTATCAAACGCTATACCATTGAATTAGAAAGGCATCACTGTAAAATCCTTGATCAGGTCGAAGAAGCAGTGCCATCATCATGGGACCCTGAGGCACTGGCAAG GTTTATACAACGTTTTGGAACTCATGTCATAGTTGGGGTGAGCATGGGAGGGAAGGATGTGTTATACCTCAGACAAGAGGATACATCATATCTTGGTCCAACTAGTATTCAGAAACTTTTGAAGGACACAGCTAGCAGGAAGTTCAAGGATTCTGCAGAAAATCATAGCATAGCTTCTGAAGATTTATTTAACGAAAAA AATCTTTTTGTGATACATAGTAGGAGAGGTGGAAGCATTCAAAAGATGTATCATAGTGAATGGTTGGATACTATTGACTCGGAACCTGATGTAATATCAATGCTTCTTCTCCCTCTGACATCCCTTTGGAATAGAAGCGGCAGAAATGGATTTGTGAGCCATGCCATAAATCTCTATCACCGTT ACAAACCTCCAATTGAAGACCTTCATCAATTTTTGGAGTTTCAGCTACCAAGACATTGGGCACCTGTAGCTAGTGAGATAAGCCTTGGTTCTCATCATAAGCATCAAGTGAACACCTGGATACGATTTAGTATCTTGGGTCCCAGGCTTTACATAAATACAATTCCA GTGGATGTAGGTAATAGACCAGTGGTTGGGCTAAGATTACAATTGGAAGGGAGAAGCAGCAATCGGTTGGCCATTCATCTGCAGCATCTGGCTTCTCTACCCAAGTCCTTATCAGTTTCTGACAACTCAAATGCTTACTTGTCTTGTGACTCATATAACTGCAATTTGCATAAGAAAGTTAAATGGAACTCCTTATCATATGTTTGTACTGCTCCTGTTGAATCGGATGATAGTGTTTCCATTGTGACAGGAGCTCAATTACAGGTTGAAAACAAGTGTCTCTTTTTAAGGCTATGTTTCTCTAAAGTCATTGGTGTCACTTTACGGAAGGCACCTGAGTGGGATCAATCCCCCAGTCTTGGCCAGTTCAGCATCAAGACTTGGGGCATCTTAACAACATTTATTTCCAAAGCGGAACAAAGGGATCATCCAAAGCCGGGTGATGTAACCATTGGTTCCAGTATATATTCTGCTGCACGCCTTGCACCAGTGCGCACGCCTAAGCTTCTAAGGTTTGTTGACACAACGGAAATTATGCGAGGACCGGTAGATACTCCCGGACATTGGGTTGTATCCGGAGCAAGGTTGCATGTTCAGGATGCCAAAATATATTTGCATGTTAAGTATTCACTATTTTCCTTTGCTATGCAAACTGAAACTGGAGCTTCACAAGTACTTTAA